The following proteins are co-located in the Haloarcula marismortui ATCC 43049 genome:
- a CDS encoding TraB/GumN family protein — protein MTEHAESAADEFPEPSGAGRVDVVGTAHVSEHSVTEVESAIEESEPDIVAVELDEGRYRQIKGETPDDLDASDLLRGNTVFQFLAYWMLSYIQTRLGDRFDIEPGADMKAGIDTAERLGLGVALVDRDIQTTVQRFWARLTAVEKLKLVGSLAAEMGPPLTVGLTIGAVFGGLFAVVAGAFGGPFIVPSGALSVLPGGLGGTVEGLLDTLLLICVAAAGIGIPIAALLVRFRGEADVEEFDMEKLTDTDVVSAMMEEFRQFSPGGAEALIDERDAFIAHRLIALREAGYHVLAVVGAGHREGIQGYLDNPETLPPMESLTGTEGGRRVSLYKLVGYGFGVVFLVFFGLLILGGASQAVLLQLFVALVAVNAVLAGGLAKVAGAHWSSAAAAGAFGWLTSLFPLLAAGWFAGYVELRYISVNISDIATLNEILNDQESPVMDLVSRMRAVPLFRLILVVALTNVGSAIASYVVFPVLIPYISSDIGGMQGVSRLLWQGVREGTQILVGVL, from the coding sequence ATGACCGAACACGCGGAGTCGGCGGCAGACGAGTTCCCGGAACCGTCAGGGGCGGGACGCGTCGATGTCGTCGGAACCGCTCACGTTTCCGAGCACAGCGTCACGGAAGTGGAATCAGCGATTGAAGAATCCGAACCCGATATCGTCGCCGTCGAACTCGACGAGGGCCGGTATCGCCAGATCAAGGGCGAAACACCTGATGACCTCGATGCGAGCGACCTCCTGCGCGGGAACACCGTCTTTCAGTTCCTCGCGTACTGGATGCTGTCGTACATCCAGACCCGGCTGGGCGACCGGTTCGACATCGAGCCGGGTGCGGATATGAAAGCGGGCATCGACACCGCCGAACGGCTCGGCCTCGGCGTTGCACTCGTCGACCGGGACATCCAGACGACCGTCCAGCGGTTCTGGGCGCGGCTGACGGCCGTTGAGAAGCTCAAACTTGTCGGCAGTCTCGCAGCCGAGATGGGGCCGCCGTTGACCGTCGGACTGACCATCGGTGCTGTCTTCGGCGGGCTGTTTGCAGTGGTCGCCGGAGCCTTCGGTGGTCCGTTTATTGTCCCGAGTGGAGCTCTTTCAGTTTTGCCGGGGGGTCTCGGCGGAACGGTTGAGGGCCTGCTCGATACGCTGTTGCTCATCTGTGTAGCCGCGGCCGGTATCGGAATCCCCATCGCCGCACTGCTGGTCCGGTTCCGCGGCGAGGCCGACGTGGAGGAGTTCGACATGGAGAAACTGACCGACACTGATGTCGTTAGCGCGATGATGGAGGAGTTCCGTCAGTTCTCCCCCGGCGGCGCGGAGGCACTCATTGACGAACGTGACGCGTTCATTGCTCACCGACTTATCGCCCTCCGTGAGGCCGGCTATCACGTCCTTGCCGTCGTCGGCGCGGGCCACCGCGAGGGGATTCAGGGCTATCTCGACAACCCGGAGACGCTCCCACCGATGGAGTCGCTCACCGGAACCGAGGGCGGGCGTCGCGTTTCGCTGTACAAACTCGTCGGCTACGGCTTTGGCGTCGTCTTTCTCGTCTTCTTCGGCCTGCTCATCCTCGGTGGCGCGAGTCAGGCCGTCCTACTGCAGCTGTTCGTCGCCTTAGTCGCCGTTAACGCCGTGCTAGCCGGCGGGCTAGCGAAGGTGGCCGGTGCACACTGGTCGAGTGCGGCCGCCGCCGGCGCGTTCGGCTGGCTGACGAGCCTGTTTCCGTTGCTCGCGGCCGGCTGGTTCGCGGGCTACGTCGAACTACGGTATATCTCCGTCAATATCAGCGATATCGCGACGCTCAATGAGATACTCAACGACCAGGAATCACCGGTGATGGACCTCGTCAGCCGGATGCGTGCGGTGCCGTTGTTCCGCCTGATCCTCGTCGTCGCGCTGACGAACGTCGGCAGCGCAATCGCCTCCTACGTCGTGTTCCCGGTGCTGATTCCGTACATCTCCTCGGACATCGGCGGGATGCAAGGTGTCTCGCGCTTGCTCTGGCAGGGTGTCCGCGAAGGGACCCAGATACTCGTGGGGGTGCTCTGA
- a CDS encoding PadR family transcriptional regulator — MYDLTGFQRDLLYVIAGLDEPHGLAIKEELENYYESEVNHGRLYPNLDTLVEKALIEKGERDRRTNFYTLTKRGQRELDARKEWEAQYVSA; from the coding sequence ATGTATGACCTGACTGGATTCCAGCGGGACCTGCTGTACGTCATTGCAGGCCTTGACGAGCCCCACGGGTTAGCAATCAAGGAAGAGCTCGAAAACTACTACGAGAGCGAGGTCAACCACGGCCGACTGTATCCGAACCTTGACACGCTCGTTGAGAAGGCACTCATCGAGAAGGGCGAACGCGACCGCCGAACGAACTTTTACACGCTGACCAAGCGTGGCCAGCGCGAACTCGACGCCCGAAAGGAGTGGGAAGCGCAGTACGTTTCGGCATAG